Part of the Proteobacteria bacterium CG1_02_64_396 genome is shown below.
CGCGCCATGGTTGCCGTCGGCGATCCAAAGGTTACCGCTTTCGTTGCCCCAATCCTGATCGCCATCAAGCACGGCTGCCTGGGTTGAAAAACCGGAGGTGGCGCCACAGTTCCTTGCGAACACCACCACCTTGAACGCCCCATTCGGGGAACGGTAGGTGTTCAGCAGCTCATTCGCACATCCCTCCTTCAACAGGCACCACGTCACCAATGCAACGACGAGTGCCAATGCTCCGAGCGTTGCAGCCCCAACCACCCATGTTCGCTTGATGACGGACACTTCCATGGCAATCCCTATGAAAAAACCAACATATGGCGCTGCATTCCAAGTAGGCCAGGGAACAACAATTTCAGGGCTTTGCTTTTCTTCTCGCCCTTCGCGGCTTTGCGGCGACTCAATGGATGCAGGAGATAGCGCCACGCAGGAGCGATTGCCAAGAGTCCCTTTTTTGGGCGTTACCCGTTGAACCGCCCCAGCCCCATCGCAAGACCCAGCAAAATCAGCCCCACCCCGCCCAGTCGTCCCAACAGGGTCGCGTTGCCACTGGCCTTGGCGCCCCAAAGGGCCGCCGCCCCCCCCAGCGCCAGAAGCGGCACCAACGATGCCAGGGGGTAAATCAGCAGTCCCGGCAACACGTCGACCGACAGTCCCTGCATTTTGGTCAGCATCAACCAGCGCCCCAGGTCGCCCCCAATGCAGGGGGACCAAAACCAGCCCGCCGACAGCCCGACCAAGCCGCCGAGTCCACTCCAAGCGCCGCGCAGTCGATCCATCACCCCCCAAACACCCACGCCAACCACTGCCGCCGCCAAACCGAGCCCCCAGGCCGACCCCAGGCCATACACGAAACCGGGTTGCCAAGCGGCCAACACAAAACCCAGTGCAAATCCCAACGGCAGCACCACCGCCCCCCACCAACGCCCCATCCCCGAGGGGGTCAAGGCGGCCAGCGCCCAAATCAACGCGGTGGCCAGTACCGGCAAGGCGCAGGGGGATGAATAGGAATGCCACGCTTCCAGCGCGGTATCGAGCAAGGAGGGGGCGATCAGGTCGAACATGGGGACTCCGAAAAGGCTTCGGGCAACGGGAAGGGGCGATCCTACTCCGGCTTGGCGGTGCGATCCCCCTCCTGAGACTTTTCGGCCTGCAATTGGGCCCAATAACGGGCGTGGTCGTAGGCCAGGGTTTCGCCATCGATGCGGCCGGTCAGCCAGCTCCAATCCATGGGGAAAACCTTGGGCCGCAACACCGTGCGGTAGAGGTGCCACACCACCACCACCGCCAGCCCCAGCGCCGCCTCGGCTAGATGAAACACCTGGGCATACAGCAACGTGCGGGGTGGCAACTGCGCCAGCGCCCACTCCAGACCCGGCCCCATGATCAGGCCGGTGGAGATCATGATCGTCCCCCCCAGCACGGTCTCCCAATACTCGATCTTTTGGTAGCAGGTGTAGCGTCCCATGGGTGGGGGACTGGGACGGTGGCCGAGCAGGTAGCGCAGGTAGCGCCCCATGTCCAACCAATCCTCTTTAAACAGCCAAATCCCCCGCCAGCGTTTGGGGTTCCAGCCAAAAGCAGCCACATGGACCACCGCTACCGCAATAAACACCCCCGCCGCCATGCGGTGGACCAACATCCGCCCCTCGCCCCCGCCACACAACGCCGTGACCGCGTCGGCCCAAGCGGCGCCCGAAAACCAAAGCGCGAAGCCAGTCACCTGCAAGACCAGAAAACTCAGCGCCCAGAGTAGATGCTGAATCCGCCAGAACACACTAAAGCGGGGATAACCCTCAGAGAGAGAAAGGGTGTGAGCGGGCACTTCAGTCCCCCAATTTGGGATGACAAGCTAGGCAGCGTGCGAAGGTGCGCTTTTCCTGGACGAAACGGTTCTGGGAGCGTCCCGGCTCATGCGCCATATGGCAGTCGGTGCAACGGAAGTCCCCCCCCCGGTGGCGGGGTTCTCCGTGGAACCCCATACCCTGCACCGTGGCGATCTGCTCCTCTTGGTGGCATTGCAGGCAGGCGGCCCGATTCATGACATCCGGCGCCGGTGTGGTCTGATCCTGCCCATGGCAACTGGCGCAGGTGACCCCCCCCTCAATCGGGCGATGGGCCGCCGCAAGAGAGTCGGCCATCCGTTCACGCAGCAACTGCCCCTGCTCTTTGCGATGCAAATGGCAATCGATGCAGGGGGTATCGAGGTCGATCCAAGGGCCGTCGTGGGCCTGGACAGGCTCGGGCAAGAACAGCAAAGGGAGAAGCAACCACCACCACAGATGGTTTTTGGGGCCGTTGTCTTGATGCTCCTTGCGGCAACGGTAAGTTGCCAAGACATTGAGAAGAATCAAATACAGCAGCAACACCGTACCAAAGACAGCGTAGCCCACGACGATCCAACGTACCGGATCGCCCCCACCACGAACCTCGTCCTGGCGATGGGCCGCCGCCCCCGCCGCCGAACCCGCATGGATTAAATGGGCGGTCATCGCCTCCTGTTCGGCCTTGGGGCGACCCTCGGCATGACATTGAACGCACAGCTCCCCGACCCGCTGGGGGTGAACCGTCGAGGCGATATCGCTGCGGGGGGGGGCGTGGGCGCTATGGCAGTCGAGGCATACCGGCGTTCCAGGCACCCCTGTCATATGAAGGCGACCGTGCAGACCCTCTAAATAACTGCGCCCCCGTTCGGCATGGCAGCCAATGCACAGCCCCATGGCACCATCAGCAGGGTGACGCAACCACAAGGCCCGGTCGCGACGGGGGGCCTCCTCGGCCACGCCGGGCAGGCGATGGGAGGCGTGGCAATCGATGCACAACGGGGCCACGGAGGGTCGATGCTCCTTGGCCCAAGCGCCGTGCACACTGTGCCCGACCGTCTCGGCTTGTTCATCGTGGCAGGCCGAGCAACGCCCGGACAAGCGCGCCCGTTGATCCGGCGCCTGGGTGATGATGAGGTCGTGGGCCTGACCGGAGTCCCCTTGCACCGGCTCCGGCAACGGATCGGGCAACCCCGCCCGTCCTTGCTCGCGGTGGCAGTCGATGCAGCCGATCCCCACCTGGGCATGGACCGAGTCCTCCCACGCGGCAGGACCATCCACCTCCCCCTTTTCGGGAAGCATCTCCTGATGACACAGAGCGCATTCACTGCGGTCCGATGGTGCTGGAATTGCCCAAAGTAAACCCGTCCCAGCAATAAACTGGGCGGTGCTCAGGGCCAGTAAATAGACCATTTTCAAAGGGATGGACTGCCGCAACAGCACTCAGCCTCCGCGAATATAAGAATTCGCTTGATTAGATATTGCTTATACTCTAAATTACTAAAGGTTCATTTGTCATCCCGTGCGGCGCGAAGTCTAGTTTCGAAGAATTGAACCGCCTACCAGCTTTGCTGTCCCACGTCCCCCAACCCCCTCGACAGGAGGATTAACAATGAAGCGCTTGATTGCCTCGATTGGTTTGGCCCTCGTGGCCGGCTCCGCCCTGGCAGGCGGGATCCCCGATAGCATCACCACCACCAAGGGCGAGACCCTGACCGTTCCCGAGTCCATCAAGAAGTGCATGACCTGCCATCTGGTCGGCACCACCCCCTGGAAGCCAGTGTTTGCCGGCCCCCAGCTCAACGGCGCCTTTGGTCGACCTGCAGGTACGTTTGAGGGGTTCAGCTACGGCGACGACCTGAAAAAAGGTGGCTGGAATTGGGATGAGGCCCACCTGACCCAATGGATCAGTAAAACCACCGGCGGTGCCAAAAAAGCCATTCAAACCTTCAGCGGCAATCCCCTGGCAAAAACCAAAATGAGTTTCCCCGGCCTAAACTCCGAGGCTGAGGTGCAAGAGGTGATCAACTTCCTCAAGAAACTCTGACCGCAAACCGAACACCTAAGTAGAAAACACAAAGCCCACGGCAGCGGTTGACGCTTCCGTGGGCTTTGTGTTTTGATGCGCGCTCCCTGATTTGAATCCGGCTTACCGGAAACTGACGAACAAACCCAAAAAATAAGCAGCTTACCTGTTGCGAGAGGAGGAAAGAGCATGCGTCATTCGTTGATTGCTTGGGCCGGGGCCCTGGCCATGAGCGTCGCCATTGTGGCTCCCGCGAACGCCGGCAAAACCGTGGCCACCGGTGCAGGCGATGTCGAGATCCCCAAACAAGCGAAGAAGTGCATGGCCTGCCACAACTTCGACAAAGGTGCAGGCACGAAGGTTGGTCCCGAGTTGTACGGCCTATTCAATGCCCCTTCGACCATTCAGGGCGGCGGCTGGAGCTGGACCGCTGAGAATCTGCACCTGTGGCTAAACAAGGAAAAGGGTGGCCCCAAAGAGGCGATCAAGGTTCTGACTGGCAACGCCGGCGCCACCACCAAGATGGGTTTCAACGGATTTAAGGATGATGCGGAAATCAACGAAGTCGTCGATTTCTTGAGCAAATTGCACGATTGATCCAATAAAAAAACCGGCAATGTGCCGGTTTTTTGTGGTTTCGCGAGACGGCCCGCCTTTTGGCGGGTCGTTTTGTTTATGGGGGTAGGGGTGTATGGGTAAGCCCGGCGATCACGATGCGTGGCCCCATGCCAAACGGCTGTTGGAGGCTGCCATTGAGGCCCTCAACCGCGAGGATTGGGGGGAATGTGAACGGCTGGTTTACGAAAGCCTCGACCGTCACCCCCTACCCCAAGGCTACCTGCTGTTAAGTTTGATGTGGCGTCAGCGCCAGGATCACGACCGCGCCATGGCATTGGCCCATCGCGCCGTGCTGCTTGATCCCGCTTTCGGCCCCGCCTACCTCGAAATCGCCGTCCACCTGATCGACACCGGCCAACCGCAGGAGGCGGTTGGGTTTTTAATCAAAGCCCGGGATGCCTTCTTCCAGCCCACCCCGCATTTGGTCCATTACTATTTGGGACGGGCCTTCGAAGACTCGGGCCTCCCGGAGCAAGCCCGTGACGCCTACCGCCAATCACTGGCCGACCACTCCGGATTCGTGTTGGCTCGTAGGGCACTCAAGCGGCTCAAAGGCAAACCCACTAAGGAAGCGCTGATTTAATGGCGCTTCCGAGCGGCCCAGGGATGGCCGCCAAAATAGCGCGGTCGTAGCCGAAGCCCTGCTGAAAAAGGCAGGGGCCTTGATTCAGCGTTTCCCTAAGGAAGCGCCGATTTATTCGCGCTTCCGAGCGGCCCAGGGATGGGCCGCCAAAATCAGGAACGTAAGTGACTGATTTTGCAAGCGAAGAAAAAACGACGTTTTTTGCGTAGCGTGCTGATTAAAGGCAGGATCCTTTCATCAGCGTTTCCCTAAAGAAACGCTGAATCAATCAACGCTTCCCCAATAGCTATCGGGCCTGTTGAATCGCCTCGATGGCCGACTCCACCACCACGTTCAATCCCTCCAATCGACCGATGCAATACCCGTGAATCCAACAGGCCCCCTGACGCTGTCTTGCCAAAATCAGGGGAGCCAAACGTTGCCCCTTCCCGCCGGTCGGGCTCTGTCTCACCCCCTCCATTAACGCCGCCAACGCCCGCAAGTCCTGCCGCTGCCCCTCCTCGCGGTGGAACCGTTTTTCAAGTTTAAGCTGCCGTTTTTCCCACCCGGTAAGATGAGCCCGCCACCACTCTCCGAGATAGCGCACCCGTTTGCCCTTGATCCGTACCTGATGGATCGCCGGTCCCGAGATGTCGCGCTGCCTACCCACAATTTTGGCGATCTGCCGTTGCCAGCGCTGCCACGCAACGGCAAACGCCGCCCGCACCACCTGTTCGTCGATGGGGACCACCCCTAGCGGCAGGGTTTCGCACCAGACCCGGAGACCTTGTTCCGGTCGCACGACGTGCCACTGCGCAACCCACTGGGCCATGCCGATTTCTAGTTGCTGCCTGAGTCCCTGCGATACCGGGGAGAGATCAAGCGGTGCCAGGGGCTGCCACGCAGCGATGCGGGGAATGGCCACTTGCAGATCGCGCAGTGGTGAGGATCGCTTCATACAAGTTTTAAGGCCGGAACTGCCAAGCCGGTGGCGCAATTCAGCCCTCCACGCCTCGGGACCCCAGTACAACAGGGTTTGCAGACGTCGGTATCCGATGCGCCACTCGTGCAACTGTTCGGGATCATCGAGCCAGACCTGCGGATCCTCCGACAATCCCGACCACTGGGTCAGCACCTCGACCAAACGCGCCCGCCACATTCCCACCATGCCCATGCTCATGTCGCAACCCCAATCCAGGAAGTTCGAACGTGCCTACATGGTTCGGCTTTCAAGTCCCATCGCGCAGCCGAAGCCGCCTTGCTTGAATATTCTATATATAATGATATTCTAATATATAGATTGCTTTCGATCCTTTCCCGCCCACCCGGAGCTTTTCATGACCATCAACAACGCAGTCCGTGCCTTCGCCGGTACCTTCGTCCTGATCTCCCTGGCTCTGTCGCAGTTCCATGATCCTCGCTGGCTGTGGTTCACTGCCTTTGTCGGTGCCAATTTGCTGCAAAGTGCCTTCACCGGCTTCTGTCCGCTGGTGAACATCCTTAAAAAGGCGGGTTTAAAAGAGGGCAACGCCAGCTGCTGACGATCACGGCACCAAAACCGCCTCGGCCTCTAAACCGGGGCGGTTTTTTGCCCGTAACCAGGCCACCGCAACCTGAAGATCGGCCCGCTGCGGCTGCGCCATCCCCAGCCACCAATGCAGCAGATCGGCATCCTCGCAGGTCGCCAGAAGGGTCACATGACCCTGCTCCTCGACGCTGAAGTCGCCCCAACCCGCCCGCAAGTTTTCAAATAACAGGTCGAGCTCCAGCATTCCTCGGCGTCCCAACACCTCTGCCCCCACCGGCTTCACACCACCCCAGCAATGTGCCGAGCCAGCTGCGGCCAGTTGGCTCCCGGCGCAATCAACCCCAAAGGGATCGCCTGCCGCGCTCCGGTGACTGAGGGAGCGTTGCCCGCTAGACCCCGCAAACTACGCCACCCCAACCAGGCAAACCCCGCCGCCTCGATGGCGTCGCTATCCAGCGGCGCCTCGACCCGATGCAATCCGGTCCGAGTCTCAATCGCCTCGACCAAGGCCCTGTTGTGCCGCCCTCCCCCCACCACGCAAAGGCCGGTCGGTGGCTCGGGAAGAAAACCGATCCCTTTGGCCACACTCCAAGCGACCCAATCGACGTAGGTGGCCAGCAGGTCGACCATGGGTCGATCACCGAATTGGGGCCACCACGATTCCAGCCAGGCCTGCCCGAACGCCTCCCGTCCGGTGCTGGTGGGGGGCTTTTTCTTGAAGAAGGGGTGGATTTGCCAAAGGGCCAGCAGCTCGGGAATCACCCTCCCCTCCAACGCCATCGCCCCCCCCTCGTCAAACCCCAGTCGCCCGTGGGTCGCCTGGGTGACAATCAGGTCGGAGCCCATGTTGGCCGGCCCCGTATCCCAGCCCAGCAGCGGATTGCCCAGCCAGGTGAGGTTGGCGATCCCCCCGAGGTTGAGCACAAGCAGTCCGGGGTGCTCGGTGAACAACGCCCGATGGAAGGCGGGCATCAAGGGCGCCCCTTGACCGCCATGCCCCATATCGGCCATACGGAAATCGCCCACCGTTGTCCACCCGGTCAGGGCGGCCACAATGCTGGGATGACCAAGCTGCCAGGTGAAACGGTCGCGCCCTTGGGGTTGATGACGCACCGTCTGGCCGTGACTACCGACGAAGAGGATCTGCTCCGGTTTGAGCCCGGCACTGCGCACCACTTTTCGCGCCGCTTCGGCAAAATGTTGGGCAATGCGATGGTTCAACCGCCCCCCGACCTCTAAGTCGTCCCAGGTCGGCTGAGCCAGGCGCAGGATCTGCTCGGCCACCTCGAAGGGCCAAGGCTCGGTGTTAAAAGCGACCAGCTCGGCCCCCTCCCCCTCCAGCCGCACCAAGGCGGCATCGATGCCGTCGGCGGAGGTGCCGCTCATCAAACCGACCCCATAGACCGACCCGCTCATGCCCCCTCCTCGTGTTCGCGCCACATCTGCAGCATCAGCTGCGGATCGTCGAGCAGTCGCACCGCCGTCCGAGCCAAAGCAACAGCGGCGTCGACCATCGCTGCCACCGCGCCAGGGGTGCGGACCGCCTCGGCAAAGGGGGAGGTATGGCAGGCGAAATCCTCGGGGGCGATTTTGATGGAGGGGTGAATCGCGGGTAGCCGTTGACTGACGTTGCCCATGTCGGTGGAACCGACTGGGCGCATAGCCCCCAGATCGCGTAGATCGACCCCGGTGGCACGCCATTCCTGCTCGAACACCTTGTTGAGGGTGGCATTGGCCCGCAGCGGCTCGTAGGTGGCAAAAGGCTGTTCGAAGGCGACCGTGCAGCCGTGCATCAAAGCCGCCCCCTTGGCCAAGTTATGGAACCGAGCAATCAGGTCGCTCAGGTCGGGCAGGGTTTTGGCGCGCAGATAGAAATACCCCTCAGTCCACTCCGGGACAATATTGGGAGCCGCCCCCCCCTGGGTCACGATGCCGTGGATGCGCAGCCCATCCTTAAGCTGCTGACGCATCAGCCCCACCCCTTGAAACAGGGTGAGCAGGGCGTCGAGGGCGTTGCGCCCCTCCCATGGCTCGGCGGCGGCATGAGCCGCCCTCCCGCGAAACCGAACCTTCCAGGGCGACATGCCGTAGGTCTGGGTCGGCAGGTCGTTCCACCCGGCGGGATGGGCCAGCATGGCGGCCCCGATCCCGGCAAACGCCCCCGCCTCGATCAGCCCGATCTTGCCCCCGATCGCCTCTTCAGCCGGGGTGCCGATCACCTCGAAGCGACCGGCCAGATCGGGGCGCAGCCGGTGGACTAGGATCGCTGCCAGACATGAGGCGGTGCCGATCAGGTTGTGGCCGCAGGCGTGCCCCAGCCCCGGCAAAGCGTCGTATTCGGCCAACAGCGCCACTCGCCCCTCGTGGGGTACCCCGGTGGCCGCCCGAAAACTGTGGGGCACTGGCCAGGGGGTTTCGACGGTGAGCCCCTCCTCGCGCAGCCAGTCCATCAAAAGTCGGCTGGATGTCTCCTCCTCCCCCGCAAGCTCGGGATGATCGGCCAGCGCCTGGGCGATGACATCGAAGCGGGCCGCCAGGCTTTCGGCCTGACGCCGCCACGTTTCGGGGGTGATTGCAGGGTGCGGCATAGGTACACTCCAGCGACCGGCCAGCCATAAGCTGGCTTTTTTATGATGAGCAACGATCCACAGTGGGAGTATCCCTTGTCCGATTCCAACGCAGCACTGCCCGCCGAGATCACCCAGCAGATCAATGAACTGCGCCGGGGCACCGACGCCATCCTTTTAGAGGAGGAGCTGGTCGCCCGACTCAAAGAGGGCACCCCCCTCAAGGTGAAGGCGGGGTTTGATCCCACCGCCCCCGATCTGCATCTGGGTCATACGGTGCTACTGCACAAACTGCGGCAATTTCAGCGTTTCGGCCACAAGGTGCAGTTTCTGATCGGCGATTTCACCGCCCGGATCGGCGATCCCACCGGCAAGAACGAAACCCGCCCCCCATTAACCGCCGAGCAAGTCGCCGCCAACGCGGCCACTTACAAAGAGCAGGTCTTCAAGATCCTCGATCCCGACAAGACCGAGGTGGTCTTCAACTCCCAATGGCTTGGTTCCCTCTCCGCCGCCGATCTCATCGGCGTCGCCGGAAAAACCACCGTGGCCCGTATGCTCGAACGGGATGACTTTTCAAAACGGTACGCCGACAACCGCCCCATCGCTCTGCACGAGTTCCTCTACCCCCTGCTGCAAGGCTACGACAGCGTCGCCCTGGAATCGGACGTGGAACTGGGCGGCACCGACCAACGCTTTAATCTGCTCATGGGGCGCGAGTTGCAACGCCACTACGGCCAAAAGCCCCAGGTCATCATGACCCTGCCGATCCTTGAGGGGCTCGACGGGGTGCAGAAGATGTCCAAATCGTTGGGCAACTACATCGGCCTGACCGAGGCGCCCGCCGAGATGTTCGGCAAGGTGATGAGCATTTCGGACGAGCTGATGTGGCGCTACTTCGAGCTGCTCTCCGACCGCTCTCTCGACGAAATAGCCGCGCTCAAACAGCAGGTTGCGGGTGGCAGCCTCCACCCCATGGCGGCCAAGATGGGGCTGGCCGAGGAGCTGATTGCCCGTTTTCATGGCCCCGAGGGAGCCCAAGAGGGGCGCACCCACTTCGAAACCCAGTTCCAGCGCAAAGAGGTTCCCGAAGATACCCCCGAGTTCCCGCAAGCGCTGGCCGACTGGGAGGGGTGGCCCCGCCTGCTGGTCGCTGCCGAAATGTGCGCCTCGACCTCAGAGGCGATGCGGCTGTTGAAACAAAACGCCGTCAAACTAGGGGATGAAACCCTGACCGATCCCAAGGCCGAGCCCCCCGAAGCGGGACGGCATCTGGTGCGGGTCGGCAAGCGGCGGCTGTTTTGGTTGGTGCTGGGGTAATCGTCGGGGGGGATGGTGGATGCGCAGCGCCGATCCACCACCACCCCTCAAACCCCTCAATCGGCAAACTTGGGATGACACGCCACACAGTGGCCCCAAACCTGATCCTCGCTGGTGAAGGCGGCCCGTTGGGGCAGCGTCTCGTGGGGGCGGTGGCAATCGGTGCAGCGGATTTTGTCTTGCCCCAAGGCGCGATGGGCCGCGTCGCCGTGATACCCCCCCGCCGCAGCCCCGATGTTGGCCGGATTGTGGCATTTCAAGCAGCTCTCCGGCCCCTCCAGGCGGCGCAGCGAGACAAAGCGGTGGCAGGTGCGGCAGGTCCCCTCTTTGGTCAATAGGTGGTAACCGGCCAGGGTGTCGATCTCGTGCTCAACCGATACCGGTCCGCTAACCCGGTAAAGTTTGGTCGCCGCCATCGCGGTGACCACCAGGGTCATCACCACCACCAGGGTTAACCAGACACGGATCCCACGCGGTGGGCGGGATCGGTCAATGCGCATAACGCCCCCAATCCCACAGGTGGGCAAAGGCGTGCCACAGGGTTAAGAAGAGCACCGCCGCCGCCGTGGCCCGATGGATCCGGGTTAGTCCAATGAGCAAGCTGTCGTACTCCCCCTGCAACACCGTCCGCCGTTCCACTTCGGCCCGCTCCCGCAACATCTCAATGGCCTGGTGGTAGATCCCCCGTTGCTCGGGCTGAAGCAATGCCCCCTGTTCCTCAAGTCCAAACCAAAACAGATCGTCGTCGTGGCGGCGCAGCAGGGTCTTGGCGCCGATCCGCTTGAGGTGGACGAAGGGGCGCTCCTTGCAATCTTCAAGCAGGGTGGCGATGCGTCCATCCAGGGCGTCGAGTTCGACCAGGTTCTCTTTCTGGGCTGCGGCAATGCGGGAGGGAACCCAGGCGCTGTAGAGCCGCAGCCACACCCCCGACAGCAGCAGCGCCCCCATCAACCCCACCAAAAACCCGCCGCTCGACAGCCCCACCGCAAGCCCGCCGTGGGCGACAAAGAGCACCACAATGGGGATGCCCAGCAGCATGTGCCACCACAGGTGGGTCGATAGGGAGATGGTGTAGCGGCGCATCATCTTGCGCCGAAAGAGGTAGATGAACCCCAGGGCAAACAAGAAGGTGAGGATCGACCCCGAGACCACCTGCCCCCGCTCCCCTTCGGGCATCTCGGGGAGCACCCCGAAGAGCAGCCACCAGGCGATCCAGATCATCGCCACCGCCCCCAGCACCCCCCCGCGGTGGGAGGGATTCATGGTGGCCAGGCGTTCCTTGAGGGTGCGGTTTTGCGGTCCGGAACTCACAGACGGGTCCCCAGGTTGACTTGGAAATGGCTCTCCGGCTCAACCCAACGGATCGCCTCAACGTGGCAATTCATGACGCAGGCGGCATTGCTGAACCCGAAACAGCCGTCGCATTTCACCGCCACCTGCCCCGGCCCCCCTTCGGACTCAAGCAGTTCTTCCATGAAGATGGCGTCGTAGGGGCAGCGCACCGCGCAACCGGTGCAGCCGGTACAGTTGTCTTGCACCTGCACCTCGCCGGTCGGGGTGCGGCGGATGGCGTCGTAGGAGCACAGCAGGCAGACCGGGTCGTCGCAGATCCAACAGGCGCTGGGGATCATGGTGCTGCCGATGCGCCTTCCCGAGCGGACCAAGCGGGAGATCCCGTGCCGGTCGGCGCAGGCGTCGACGCAGTGGTCGCAGTGAACGCAGCGGTCCAGATCGATGGCCAGGATCCGGCTGGCTTGCAAGATGCCGCTCGAAACCAGGGCGTCGACCTGATGACTGGGCAGGCTGCAGGGGCCGCTTTGGGCGTTTTTCTTGCGCAGCGCCACCAGGTCGTCGATGTACTTCTGGAATCCGGGGTGCTGCCGGGCCAGCTCGGTCCCAAGCGAACCGGGCATCTCCATGACGATGCAGCGCGAGGCGGCGACGACATCGACGGTGCGCAGGCGATCGGGGGAAAACAGCGCCATCTCGCCGAAGACCGAACCGGAACGCAGGTACGAGATCGTCTGCCCATCGAGCACCACCTTCATGTAGCCCGATTGCAGAATGTAGAAATCGCCCCCCACCGTTCCGGCTTCGATGAAACTCTGCCCCGCCTTGAGGTGGCGCACCCGGGTTTGGGGCTGCACCTCGTCGGTGATGAGCACGGCGGGCAGTTGATCGAAGGGGGGGGTGCGCAGCAAAAACGAGGTGACCAGCCGGTTGCCGTGGTACTCCTCCAGCCGCTTTTCGAAGTGTTTGTCGATTTTTCCGGCGTCGTGGAGCAGCCCTCGACTCACCCGCAACGCCACCACCACGTCGCTGGCCGCTCTGACGGTGGCGGTGCGGGCCTGTTGCGAAAGGGCGCCGATCTCTCCCACCACATCGACCGCCTCGATTTCGGCGATGAGCAGCTCCTGTCCCCCCACCATCAGGGTGACGTCGACCTTGCCCTTGATGAGGATGTGGAAGTCGTCCCCAAAGGTCTCCTCTTCGAGCAACACCTCGCCGAGGTTGAAATAGACCTCCTCGGCCCGGTCGACAATCAGCCGCAAAGCGGCGACGTCGAGCGCCCCGAACAGGGGGCTGCGGCGCAGTTTATCGATGAGGTATTCGGGGTTTTGGATCGGCATGAGGTTCGGTAATCAGGATTTGGGGCGTTTTCGGGGCGGGATCAGACCCTCCCCGGCGAGGTACTGCTGCAATTCAGTGGCGGGGAGTTTACTCAAATCGCGGGCAACTTCGTGGACTTCGATGCCATGCAAACCGCCGTTGCCGACCTCGCGCAGGAATCCGAGCATCCGCTTGTCGGCCACCAGGGTCAGGCACCCCTTGCCCCCCAGCTTTTGGGTCGCGGTGGCGATCACCTCTTTGGCAAAGCGCCGTTCGGTTTCGTCGCGGTGGCTATCGCGGTGATCGTCATAGCCGTGGGCCTGCCCGTTGCCCGAGCGATTGCGACCGCTTTTAAGGTTGGAAAACAACTCGTCGCCCGTCATCTCCTGCTCGGGATTCACCAGAACCGCAACCTCCACCAGGTTTGGCCCCGACTCGTA
Proteins encoded:
- a CDS encoding tyrosine--tRNA ligase, which encodes MSNDPQWEYPLSDSNAALPAEITQQINELRRGTDAILLEEELVARLKEGTPLKVKAGFDPTAPDLHLGHTVLLHKLRQFQRFGHKVQFLIGDFTARIGDPTGKNETRPPLTAEQVAANAATYKEQVFKILDPDKTEVVFNSQWLGSLSAADLIGVAGKTTVARMLERDDFSKRYADNRPIALHEFLYPLLQGYDSVALESDVELGGTDQRFNLLMGRELQRHYGQKPQVIMTLPILEGLDGVQKMSKSLGNYIGLTEAPAEMFGKVMSISDELMWRYFELLSDRSLDEIAALKQQVAGGSLHPMAAKMGLAEELIARFHGPEGAQEGRTHFETQFQRKEVPEDTPEFPQALADWEGWPRLLVAAEMCASTSEAMRLLKQNAVKLGDETLTDPKAEPPEAGRHLVRVGKRRLFWLVLG
- a CDS encoding sulfurtransferase; translation: MTINNAVRAFAGTFVLISLALSQFHDPRWLWFTAFVGANLLQSAFTGFCPLVNILKKAGLKEGNASC